From a region of the Rhinolophus sinicus isolate RSC01 linkage group LG04, ASM3656204v1, whole genome shotgun sequence genome:
- the SLC46A3 gene encoding lysosomal proton-coupled steroid conjugate and bile acid symporter SLC46A3 isoform X3 — protein sequence MEYYSAIRKDEILPFATTWVDLENIMLSEEVQKKVSLFNLQMDISGLIPGLVSTFVLLSQSDHRGRKFPLILSSAGALATSVWLCLLSYFAFPFQLLIASTFIGALCGNSTTFLGASFAYIVDQCKEEKQRTIRIAIIDFILGVITGLTGLSSGYFIRELGFVWSFSIVSMALTVNLIYILFFLGDSMKETSSQNVSISCSESFKNLFYRTYMLFKNASRERRSLLCLLLFTMIAYFFVIIGISPIFILYELDSPLCWNEVLIGYGSALGSVSFLSSFLGIWLFSYCMEDIYMALIGIVTTMAGMAMTAFARTTLVMLLARLPFLFTIVPLSVLRSMMSKVVLSTEQGTLFACIAFLETLSGVTAVSTFNGIYSATVAWFPGFTFLLSAGLLLIPVISLCVIKCTSWRKRREVLLIQEESSDDTSDR from the exons GAAGTTCAGAAAAAGGTGTCTCTTTTCAATCTGCAGATGGACATAAGTGGTTTAATTCCCGGTCTCGTGTCCACGTTCGTACTTCTGTCCCAGAGCGATCATCGTGGACGAAAATTCCCTTTGATTTTGTCTTCTGCCGGTGCGCTCGCGACCAGCGTCTGGCTCTGTTTACTTTCCTATTTTGCCTTCCCATTCCAGCTTTTGATTGCATCTACCTTCATTGGGGCACTTTGTGGCAATTCTACCACATTTTTGGGAGCCAGTTTTGCCTACATAGTTGATCAGtgtaaagaagagaaacaaagaacaatTCGAATAGCTATCATTGACTTTATCCTTGGAGTTATTACTGGATTAACAGGACTGTCTTCTGGCTATTTTATTAGAGAACTGGGCTTTGTGTGGTCCTTTTCAATTGTTAGTATGGCTCTTACTGTGaacttgatttatattttattttttcttggtgaTTCAATGAAAGAGACTTCATCTCAGAATGTTTCCATATCATGTAGTGAAAGCTTTAAAAACCTGTTTTACCGAActtacatgctttttaaaaatgcttctcgTGAGCGACGGTCTTTGCTCTGTTTGTTACTTTTCACAATGATCGCTTATTTTTTCGTGATAATTggcatttcccccatttttatcCTCTATGAATTGGATTCACCGCTCTGCTGGAATGAAGTTCTTATAGGTTATGGATCAGCTTTGGGTAGTGTCTCTTTTCTGAGTAGTTTCCTGGGAATATGGCTTTTTTCTTACTGTATGGAAGATATTTACATGGCCTTAATTGGAATTGTTACCACCATGGCAGGAATGGCTATGACTGCTTTTGCGAGAACAACACTGGTGATGCTTTTAG CCAGGCTGCCCTTCCTTTTCACTATTGTGCCGCTCTCTGTTCTCCGATCCATGATGTCAAAAGTGGTTCTTTCTACTGAACAAG GTACACTGTTTGCTTGCATTGCTTTCTTAGAAACACTCAGCGGAGTCACTGCAGTTTCTACTTTTAATGGAATTTATTCAGCCACTGTCGCATGGTTCCCAGGCTTCACCTTTCTGCTGTCTGCGGGTCTCTTACTGATTCCAGTGATTAGTCTGTG TGTTATCAAGTGCACCagctggaggaagagaagagaagtaCTTCTTATCCAAGAAGAATCCAGTGACGATACTTCAGACAGATAA